A part of Brassica rapa cultivar Chiifu-401-42 chromosome A05, CAAS_Brap_v3.01, whole genome shotgun sequence genomic DNA contains:
- the LOC103869957 gene encoding reticulon-4-interacting protein 1, mitochondrial — protein sequence MRVMRSYRGNSIAGLVSHPARLSPLRSIFTGCRAVMLPRFGGPEVLELRENVPVPNLNPNEVLVRARAVSINPLDCRIRAGYGRSVLQPHLPVVIGRDISGEVAAVGNSVKAFKVGQEVFGALHPTALRGTYTDYGILSEEELTEKPSSVSHVEASAIPFAALTAWRALKSNARILEGQRLLVFGGGAVGFAAIQLGVAFGCHVTASCVGQTKERILAAGAEQAVDYLTEDIEVAVKGKFDAVLDTIGRPETERIGINFLRKGGNYMTLQGEAASLTDRYGFLIGLPLATSLLAKKKIQYLYSHGIDYWWTYMRADPEGLAEIQRLVGGGKLKIPVEKTFPITEVVAAHEAKEKKLVPGKVVLEL from the exons ATGCGAGTGATGAGATCGTATCGCGGTAACTCTATCGCCGGATTGGTGTCTCATCCGGCGAGGTTAAGTCCCCTACGGAGCATCTTCACCGGTTGCCGCGCTGTGATGTTGCCACGATTCGGCGGCCCGGAGGTTTTGGAGCTCCGGGAGAATGTCCCGGTGCCGAATCTCAATCCGAACGAGGTCCTCGTCCGTGCGAGAGCTGTTTCGATCAATCCTCTTGATTGCAGA ATACGAGCAGGATATGGGCGTTCTGTGTTACAACCGCATCTACCTGTTGTAATTGGACGTGACATCAGTGGGGAAGTTGCAGCCGTTGGTAACTCAGTGAAGGCATTTAAAGTAGGGCAAGAAGTTTTTGGTGCGTTGCATCCTACTGCGTTGAGAGGTACTTATACTGATTATGGGATACTTTCTGAGGAGGAGCTTACTGAAAAGCCATCATCGGTTTCTCATGTT GAGGCGAGTGCTATTCCTTTTGCTGCGTTGACTGCTTGGCGTGCTTTGAAGAGTAATGCTCGGATACTCGAAGG ACAAAGGCTATTAGTTTTTGGAGGAGGAGCAGTAGGTTTTGCTGCAATCCAGCTGGGCGTAGCCTTTGGGTGCCATGTTACAGCCTCTTGTGTTGGTCAGACCAAAGAAAGAATACTAGCAGCTGGTGCCGAGCAAGCTGTTGACTACTTAACCGAG GACATTGAGGTGGCTGTAAAAGGAAAGTTTGACGCTGTGTTGGATACTATTGGTCGGCCTGAGACCGAGAGAATAGGCATAAACTTCTTGAGGAAGGGTGGCAACTATATGACTCTCCAG GGTGAGGCTGCATCATTGACTGATAGATACGGTTTTCTGATTGGGCTTCCGCTTGCAACTTCACTCTTAGCGAAGAAAAAGATACAGTATCTGTATTCTCATGGAATAG ACTATTGGTGGACGTATATGAGGGCTGATCCTGAAGGTCTAGCTGAGATTCAACGGTTAGTTGGAGGCGGAAAGCTAAAGATACCAGTGGAAAAGACGTTTCCTATAACCGAAGTTGTAGCAGCTCATGAAGCCAAGGAGAAGAAGCTGGTTCCGGGTAAGGTGGTTCTAGAGCTCTGA
- the LOC103869958 gene encoding RNA exonuclease 4, translating into MSSDLKRKPKKKTPKPIQTNPNWSLLQQKLKSDSNNSGNRKSSNNDDSDNPRSILGKRKERPDSEVDGPKINPLAPVNDDTSLTDEVAMDCEMVGVSQGTKSALGRVTLVNKWGNVLYDEFVRPVERVVDFRTHISGIRPRDLRKAKDFRVAQTKVAELIKGKILVGHALHNDLKVLLLTHPKKDIRDTAEYQPFLKDKTRKSLKHLASEFLGADIQNGEHCPIDDARAAMLLYQKNRREWERNVKDQTRMRLKQKKRKPKKKVKEANHTSTV; encoded by the exons atgagttcTGATCTGAAGAGAAAGCCGAAGAAGAAAACCCCTAAACCCATTCAGACAAACCCTAATTGGTCACTCCTCCAACAA AAGCTGAAATCTGATTCGAATAACTCTGGCAATCGAAAATCTTCAAACAATGACGACTCAGATAATCCCAGGTCCATATTAG GGAAGCGGAAAGAGAGACCTGATTCGGAGGTGGATGGTCCTAAGATTAATCCTTTAGCACCTGTCAATGACGATACCAG TTTGACAGATGAAGTGGCTATGGACTGTGAAATGGTTGGTGTCAGTCAAGGAACCAAAAGCGCCCTTGGACGTGTTACCTTG GTAAATAAGTGGGGGAATGTTCTATACGATGAGTTTGTGCGTCCTGTGGAACGTGTTGTTGACTTTCGAACGCATATTAGTGGGATTCGACCTAGAGATTTAAGAAAGG CCAAAGATTTCCGAGTGGCTCAGACCAAAGTAGCGGAGTTGATCAAGGGAAAGATTCTCGTGGGACATGCCTTGCATAACGATCTCAAG GTTTTGCTGTTAACTCACCCGAAAAAGGACATAAGGGACACAGCAGAGTATCAGCCTTTTCTCAA GGACAAAACAAGAAAGTCTCTGAAACATCTAGCATCTGAGTTTCTAGGGGCCGACATCCAAAACGGAGAGCACTGTCCT ATTGATGATGCAAGAGCCGCAATGCTGCTTTACCAGAAGAACAGAAGAGAGTGGGAGAGAAATGTGAAAGACCAGACACGGATGAGGCTGAAACAGAAGAAGCGTAAGCCTAAGAAGAAAGTAAAGGAAGCTAATCACACCTCAACTGTTTGA
- the LOC103869959 gene encoding uncharacterized protein LOC103869959 isoform X3 yields MLTGLDMEQHSRTFGLPPPDISVPSFEPYDNNNSMLYGLQQSHHHQRPSSFGPAMSTPPYFHLRYAPFHAPPFAPGGTSTEHERDAHVMSQGYKRKSTQVMPGNFQYQSTTEAPFPFPHYGPQPVDERSVRNSAGAASMDPPLSHVHNNFIQGSYLAHPFPPPGSVWYDQHYNGNTSDGSSSSLWPQPPSLPYMHVFLGSAASNSIDSGNVCFPRYHENSSSRNQTPFVYPRHNHFSHHPAPPPTLFPHLASVSYTVPMTIHDASYSHVGPVQSTGFCINPQRPLDDFVPAATLRNHGLPRFRAFPTDEVAVFREGGFYDAVDYVDHHQDMRLDIEDMSYEVSPQLLSTTQLNHMTLHHIGASCFERPYWHCEDWYFRRRCERFS; encoded by the exons ATGCTGACTGGTTTAGACATGGAGCAGCATTCTCGAACTTTTGGCCTCCCTCCTCCAGATATCTCTGTTCCTAGTTTCGAACCTTATGACAACAACAACTCAATGTTATACGGGCTTCAACAGTCCCATCATCATCAACGTCCTTCCAGTTTTGGTCCTGCCATGTCAACCCCACCATATTTCCATCTCCGTTATGCGCCTTTTCATGCGCCACCGTTTGCTCCTGGAGGTACTTCCACTGAACATGAGAGGGATGCACATGTTATGAGTCAGGGATACAAAAGAAAGAGCACTCAAGTTATGCCCGGAAATTTTCAGTATCAAAGCACTACAGAAGCACCGTTCCCATTCCCACACTATGGCCCACAACCAGTAGATGAGAGGAGTGTGAGGAACAGCGCAGGAGCAGCTTCAATGGATCCGCCTCTCTCCCATGTTCATAATAATTTCATTCAAGGAAGCTATCTAGCTCATCCTTTTCCACCTCCTGGCTCAGTCTGGTATGACCAACATTATAATGGCAACACATCTGATGGATCCTCTTCTTCGCTTTGGCCCCAACCACCTTCTTTACCTTATATGCAtg TTTTCTTAGGTAGTGCTGCTTCTAACTCCATAGACTCTGGTAATGTCTGCTTTCCAAGATACCATGAAAATTCTAGTAGCAGAAACCAAACACCATTTGTATACCCTAGACACAACCATTTTAGCCATCATCCGGCACCTCCTCCCACCTTATTCCCTCACTTGGCTTCAGTCTCATACACTGTTCCCATGACTATTCATGATGCTTCCTACAGTCATGTGGGACCAGTTCAATCAACTGGGTTTTGTATAAACCCGCAACGTCCCCTAGATGATTTTGTACCTGCAGCGACTCTTAGAAACCATGGACTGCCTCGCTTTAGAGCATTTCCCACAGAT GAGGTTGCAGTGTTCAGGGAAGGAGGCTTCTACGATGCTGTTGATTATGTTGATCATCATCAAGACATGCGCTTGGACATAGAGGACATGTCATATGAGGTGAGTCCACAGTTACTCTCTACCACACAGCTAAATCACATGACCCTTCACCATATAG GAGCTTCTTGCTTTGAGCGACCATATTGGCACTGTGAAGACTGGTATTTCAGAAGAAGATGCGAAAGGTTTTCTTAA
- the LOC103869959 gene encoding probable E3 ubiquitin-protein ligase ZFP1 isoform X1, with translation MLTGLDMEQHSRTFGLPPPDISVPSFEPYDNNNSMLYGLQQSHHHQRPSSFGPAMSTPPYFHLRYAPFHAPPFAPGGTSTEHERDAHVMSQGYKRKSTQVMPGNFQYQSTTEAPFPFPHYGPQPVDERSVRNSAGAASMDPPLSHVHNNFIQGSYLAHPFPPPGSVWYDQHYNGNTSDGSSSSLWPQPPSLPYMHVFLGSAASNSIDSGNVCFPRYHENSSSRNQTPFVYPRHNHFSHHPAPPPTLFPHLASVSYTVPMTIHDASYSHVGPVQSTGFCINPQRPLDDFVPAATLRNHGLPRFRAFPTDEVAVFREGGFYDAVDYVDHHQDMRLDIEDMSYEELLALSDHIGTVKTGISEEDAKGFLKRRTSLWTRINLEEAPSTDLETDSCTICQENYKNQDKIATLDCRHEYHAECLKKWLVIKNICPVCKSEALGHGKEEGTIKSL, from the exons ATGCTGACTGGTTTAGACATGGAGCAGCATTCTCGAACTTTTGGCCTCCCTCCTCCAGATATCTCTGTTCCTAGTTTCGAACCTTATGACAACAACAACTCAATGTTATACGGGCTTCAACAGTCCCATCATCATCAACGTCCTTCCAGTTTTGGTCCTGCCATGTCAACCCCACCATATTTCCATCTCCGTTATGCGCCTTTTCATGCGCCACCGTTTGCTCCTGGAGGTACTTCCACTGAACATGAGAGGGATGCACATGTTATGAGTCAGGGATACAAAAGAAAGAGCACTCAAGTTATGCCCGGAAATTTTCAGTATCAAAGCACTACAGAAGCACCGTTCCCATTCCCACACTATGGCCCACAACCAGTAGATGAGAGGAGTGTGAGGAACAGCGCAGGAGCAGCTTCAATGGATCCGCCTCTCTCCCATGTTCATAATAATTTCATTCAAGGAAGCTATCTAGCTCATCCTTTTCCACCTCCTGGCTCAGTCTGGTATGACCAACATTATAATGGCAACACATCTGATGGATCCTCTTCTTCGCTTTGGCCCCAACCACCTTCTTTACCTTATATGCAtg TTTTCTTAGGTAGTGCTGCTTCTAACTCCATAGACTCTGGTAATGTCTGCTTTCCAAGATACCATGAAAATTCTAGTAGCAGAAACCAAACACCATTTGTATACCCTAGACACAACCATTTTAGCCATCATCCGGCACCTCCTCCCACCTTATTCCCTCACTTGGCTTCAGTCTCATACACTGTTCCCATGACTATTCATGATGCTTCCTACAGTCATGTGGGACCAGTTCAATCAACTGGGTTTTGTATAAACCCGCAACGTCCCCTAGATGATTTTGTACCTGCAGCGACTCTTAGAAACCATGGACTGCCTCGCTTTAGAGCATTTCCCACAGAT GAGGTTGCAGTGTTCAGGGAAGGAGGCTTCTACGATGCTGTTGATTATGTTGATCATCATCAAGACATGCGCTTGGACATAGAGGACATGTCATATGAG GAGCTTCTTGCTTTGAGCGACCATATTGGCACTGTGAAGACTGGTATTTCAGAAGAAGATGCGAAAGGTTTTCTTAAAAGAAGAACCTCTTTGTGGACCAGAATCAACCTGGAAGAAGCTCCATCTACCGATCTAGAAACAGATTCTTGCACTATATGCCAG GAAAACTACAAGAACCAAGATAAGATCGCAACGCTGGATTGCAGACACGAGTATCATGCAGAATGCTTGAAGAAGTGGTTGGTTATCAAGAACATTTGCCCAGTGTGTAAATCAGAGGCACTTGGTCATGGAAAAGAAGAAGGAACGATAAAAAGTTTATAG
- the LOC103869959 gene encoding probable E3 ubiquitin-protein ligase ZFP1 isoform X2, with product MLTGLDMEQHSRTFGLPPPDISVPSFEPYDNNNSMLYGLQQSHHHQRPSSFGPAMSTPPYFHLRYAPFHAPPFAPGGTSTEHERDAHVMSQGYKRKSTQVMPGNFQYQSTTEAPFPFPHYGPQPVDERSVRNSAGAASMDPPLSHVHNNFIQGSYLAHPFPPPGSVWYDQHYNGNTSDGSSSSLWPQPPSLPYMHGSAASNSIDSGNVCFPRYHENSSSRNQTPFVYPRHNHFSHHPAPPPTLFPHLASVSYTVPMTIHDASYSHVGPVQSTGFCINPQRPLDDFVPAATLRNHGLPRFRAFPTDEVAVFREGGFYDAVDYVDHHQDMRLDIEDMSYEELLALSDHIGTVKTGISEEDAKGFLKRRTSLWTRINLEEAPSTDLETDSCTICQENYKNQDKIATLDCRHEYHAECLKKWLVIKNICPVCKSEALGHGKEEGTIKSL from the exons ATGCTGACTGGTTTAGACATGGAGCAGCATTCTCGAACTTTTGGCCTCCCTCCTCCAGATATCTCTGTTCCTAGTTTCGAACCTTATGACAACAACAACTCAATGTTATACGGGCTTCAACAGTCCCATCATCATCAACGTCCTTCCAGTTTTGGTCCTGCCATGTCAACCCCACCATATTTCCATCTCCGTTATGCGCCTTTTCATGCGCCACCGTTTGCTCCTGGAGGTACTTCCACTGAACATGAGAGGGATGCACATGTTATGAGTCAGGGATACAAAAGAAAGAGCACTCAAGTTATGCCCGGAAATTTTCAGTATCAAAGCACTACAGAAGCACCGTTCCCATTCCCACACTATGGCCCACAACCAGTAGATGAGAGGAGTGTGAGGAACAGCGCAGGAGCAGCTTCAATGGATCCGCCTCTCTCCCATGTTCATAATAATTTCATTCAAGGAAGCTATCTAGCTCATCCTTTTCCACCTCCTGGCTCAGTCTGGTATGACCAACATTATAATGGCAACACATCTGATGGATCCTCTTCTTCGCTTTGGCCCCAACCACCTTCTTTACCTTATATGCAtg GTAGTGCTGCTTCTAACTCCATAGACTCTGGTAATGTCTGCTTTCCAAGATACCATGAAAATTCTAGTAGCAGAAACCAAACACCATTTGTATACCCTAGACACAACCATTTTAGCCATCATCCGGCACCTCCTCCCACCTTATTCCCTCACTTGGCTTCAGTCTCATACACTGTTCCCATGACTATTCATGATGCTTCCTACAGTCATGTGGGACCAGTTCAATCAACTGGGTTTTGTATAAACCCGCAACGTCCCCTAGATGATTTTGTACCTGCAGCGACTCTTAGAAACCATGGACTGCCTCGCTTTAGAGCATTTCCCACAGAT GAGGTTGCAGTGTTCAGGGAAGGAGGCTTCTACGATGCTGTTGATTATGTTGATCATCATCAAGACATGCGCTTGGACATAGAGGACATGTCATATGAG GAGCTTCTTGCTTTGAGCGACCATATTGGCACTGTGAAGACTGGTATTTCAGAAGAAGATGCGAAAGGTTTTCTTAAAAGAAGAACCTCTTTGTGGACCAGAATCAACCTGGAAGAAGCTCCATCTACCGATCTAGAAACAGATTCTTGCACTATATGCCAG GAAAACTACAAGAACCAAGATAAGATCGCAACGCTGGATTGCAGACACGAGTATCATGCAGAATGCTTGAAGAAGTGGTTGGTTATCAAGAACATTTGCCCAGTGTGTAAATCAGAGGCACTTGGTCATGGAAAAGAAGAAGGAACGATAAAAAGTTTATAG
- the LOC103869961 gene encoding uncharacterized protein LOC103869961 — MNKSPRIDIPSSSSPASASSADGEFNEDDIFSIDVTHTPPSSSPSQHPPARQLQRSKSGLKNVEASGILAALPEPSGNSYLNHVFHHKPAASSSPSSSSARTIPSAPKPPQERLPYTASFIGGGKFPQSAPVQVPLASSAMMNRHKKEFKLTDVVDEDEEEEEGEMLPPHEIVARSLAQSSLLSSSVLEGAGRTLKGRDLRQVRNAVFRRTGFID; from the coding sequence ATGAACAAAAGTCCTCGCATCGATATCCCTTCATCGTCTTCTCCTGCTTCAGCTTCTTCTGCAGATGGTGAGTTCAATGAAGACGACATCTTCTCGATAGACGTAACTCACACTCCTccgtcttcttctccttctcaacACCCGCCTGCTCGCCAGCTTCAACGGAGCAAAAGCGGTTTGAAAAACGTGGAAGCTTCTGGTATCCTCGCCGCTCTTCCCGAGCCTTCTGGTAACAGCTACCTCAACCACGTCTTTCACCATAAGCCTGCAGCTTCTTCCTCGCCTTCTTCGTCTTCGGCTCGAACCATTCCCTCAGCTCCTAAACCGCCTCAAGAGAGGCTTCCGTATACAGCTTCTTTTATAGGTGGAGGGAAGTTTCCTCAGTCAGCTCCGGTTCAAGTGCCGTTAGCATCTTCGGCGATGATGAATCGTCATAAGAAGGAGTTCAAGCTGACTGATGTGGTGGATGAggatgaggaggaagaagaaggtgaaATGCTTCCTCCACATGAGATTGTAGCTCGGTCTTTGGCGCAGTCTTCTTTACTGTCTAGCTCGGTGCTTGAAGGAGCTGGAAGAACACTTAAAGGGAGAGATCTCAGACAGGTAAGGAATGCTGTTTTCAGAAGAACCGGTTTCATAGattga
- the LOC103869962 gene encoding transcription factor TCP4, producing the protein MADEAHNFLHPPAPPPPSSMSHREAANGGCGEIVEVQGGHIVRSTGRKDRHSKVCTAKGPRDRRVRLSAHTAIQFYDVQDRLGFDRPSKAVDWLIKKAKASIDELAQLPPWNPADAMRNAAANAKPRRTAAKTRISPSPPPPSQQQQNQLQFGGFDGAAEHRGNENESSFLPPSMDSDSIADTIKSFFPVVGSSTEAPPPNQLIHSNYHHHHPPDLLSRTNSHNQDLRLSLHSFPDGPPSLLHHHHSASASTAEPVLFYGQSNPLGYDTSTGGWEQQSIQRLVAWNSGGATETGNGGGGGGGGFLFAPPAPSTTSFQPVLGQSQLYSQRGPLQSSYSPMIRAWFDPHHHHQSISTDDLNHHIPHPVHQGEFSSGFRIPARFQGQEEEQHDGFSNKPSSASSISRHR; encoded by the coding sequence ATGGCAGACGAAGCTCACAACTTTCTCCACCCTCCAGCACCACCACCGCCTTCTTCAATGAGCCACCGCGAGGCGGCGAACGGCGGCTGCGGCGAGATAGTCGAGGTGCAAGGAGGTCACATTGTCCGGTCGACGGGAAGGAAAGATCGGCACAGCAAAGTCTGCACGGCCAAAGGGCCACGTGACCGGCGCGTGAGGCTATCGGCTCACACGGCGATTCAGTTCTACGACGTTCAGGACCGCCTCGGCTTCGACCGGCCAAGCAAAGCCGTCGACTGGCTTATCAAGAAGGCTAAAGCTTCCATCGACGAGCTCGCTCAGCTTCCGCCGTGGAACCCCGCCGACGCAATGCGCAACGCCGCCGCAAACGCGAAACCGAGAAGAACCGCCGCTAAAACTCGAATCTCTCCgtcgccgccgccgccgtcgcAGCAGCAACAGAACCAGCTTCAGTTCGGTGGATTCGACGGAGCGGCGGAGCATCGGGGGAACGAGAACGAGTCGAGTTTTCTCCCGCCGTCGATGGATTCGGATTCTATCGCTGACACTATAAAGTCGTTCTTCCCGGTGGTTGGCTCTTCGACGGAAGCTCCTCCTCCGAACCAGCTTATACACAGCAACTACCATCATCATCACCCACCGGATTTGCTTTCTCGAACTAATAGCCACAACCAAGATCTCCGTCTCTCGCTGCACTCCTTCCCGGATGGTCCACCGTCgcttctccaccaccaccactccgCGTCCGCCTCCACCGCCGAGCCAGTTCTGTTCTACGGGCAGAGCAATCCGCTAGGGTATGACACGTCGACGGGTGGTTGGGAGCAGCAGTCAATTCAGAGGCTGGTGGCTTGGAACAGCGGCGGAGCAACCGAGACAGGaaacggaggaggaggaggaggaggagggtttCTCTTTGCTCCTCCAGCTCCTTCGACGACGTCGTTTCAGCCAGTACTTGGCCAAAGTCAGCTTTATTCTCAGAGGGGTCCCCTTCAGTCCAGTTACAGTCCCATGATCCGTGCTTGGTTTGATCCTCACCACCACCATCAGTCCATCTCCACCGATGATCTCAACCACCATATTCCTCACCCGGTTCACCAAGGTGAATTCTCTTCCGGTTTCCGCATACCAGCACGGTTTCAGGGCCAAGAAGAGGAGCAGCACGATGGTTTCTCCAACAAACCGTCATCTGCTTCCTCCATTTCTCGCCATCGTTAA
- the LOC103869963 gene encoding multiple organellar RNA editing factor 8, chloroplastic/mitochondrial, which yields MATHSISRSILCRPAKSLSFLFTRSFASSSAPLAKSPATSLYTSSLLTRSRPLVAALSSAFRGGLVSVKGLSSQATSSSLNDPSPNWSNRPPKETILLDGCDFEHWLVVVDPPEGDPTRDEIIDSYIKTLAQIVGSEEEARMKIYSVSTRCYFAFGALVSEDLSHKLKELPKVRWVLPDSYLDVRNKDYGGEPFIDGKAVPYDPKYHEEWIRNNARANERNRRNDRPKNFDRSRNFERRRENMAGGPPPQRPPMGGPPPPHMGGSAPPPPPMGQNYGQRPPPNYGGPPPPHNNMGGQRPPANYGGAPPPPPNYGGPPPPNYGGTPPQNNMGGAPPPNYGGAPPPNYGGPPPQNNMGGGGPPNAGWSGNNNNYQQQQGGGMQQPQYQNNYPPNRDGSGNPYQG from the exons ATGGCGACGCATTCCATTTCTCGCTCCATTCTCTGCCGTCCGGCGAAATCTCTCTCCTTTCTCTTCACCCGATCCTTCGCCTCCTCATCTGCTCCCCTCGCCAAATCTCCGGCGACTTCGCTTTACACGTCGTCTCTCCTCACCCGATCCCGTCCCTTAGTCGCCGCCTTATCCTCCGCCTTCCGCGGTGGACTTGTGTCCGTCAAAGGCCTTTCGTCCCAGGCTACGTCGTCTTCTCTGAACGATCCGAGTCCCAACTGGTCCAACAGGCCTCCAAAGGAGACGATTTTGCTCGATGGATGCGATTTCGAGCATTGGCTTGTGGTTGTGGATCCGCCTGAGGGAGATCCCACTAGAGATGAGATCATCGACAGCTATATCAAAACCTTAGCTCAGATCGTTGGCAG TGAAGAAGAAGCGAGGATGAAGATCTACTCTGTTTCGACTCGGTGCTACTTTGCTTTCGGAGCCCTTGTGTCTGAAGATCTCTCTCACAAGCTGAAAG AGTTGCCAAAGGTGCGCTGGGTTCTTCCTGATTCTTACCTGGATGTGAGAAACAAAGACTACGGAG GGGAACCTTTCATTGATGGGAAGGCTGTTCCTTATGACCCCAAGTACCACGAGGAATGGATAAGGAACAACGCTAGAGCCAATGAAAGAAACAGGCGCAATGACCGTCCTAAAAACTTTGATAGAAGCAGAAACTTTGAGAGGAGAAGAGAGAACATGGCAGGAGGCCCTCCTCCTCAACGTCCTCCCATGGGTGGCCCTCCTCCACCTCACATGGGTGGCTCTGCACCCCCTCCACCTCCCATGGGGCAGAATTATGGACAAAGGCCTCCACCAAACTATGGAGGACCACCACCGCCACATAACAATATGGGAGGACAGAGGCCTCCAGCAAACTACGGAGgggcaccaccaccaccaccgaacTATGGaggaccaccaccaccaaactACGGAGGAACGCCACCACAAAACAACATGGGAGGAGCACCACCACCAAACTACGGAGGAGCGCCTCCACCGAACTATGGAGGACCACCACCGCAGAACAACATGGGAGGAGGAGGTCCACCAAATGCAGGATGGTCAGGTAACAACAATAACTACCAGCAGCAGCAGGGTGGTGGAATGCAGCAGCCACAGTACCAAAACAACTATCCACCTAACCGGGATGGCAGTGGGAACCCGTACCAGGGTTAA
- the TJLP1 gene encoding protein DJ-1 homolog A, which produces MASSTKTVMIPIAHGTEPLEAVAMITVLRRGGADVTVASVEDKVGVDACHNIKMVADTLLSDITDSIFDLIVLPGGLPGGETLKNCKPLENMVKKQDTDGRLNAAICCAPALALGTWGLLEGKTATGYPVFMEKLAATCATASESRVEIDGRIVTSRGPGTTIEFSITLIEQLFGKDKADEVSSGLLVRPNPGEEFTFTELNQTNWSFQDTPQILVPIAEDSEEIEAIALVDILRRAKANVVIAAVGNSLEVVGSRKAKLVADVLLDEVAEKSFDLIVLPGGLNGAPRLASCEKLVNMLKKQAEANKPYGGICASPVYVFEPHGLLKGKKATTHPCVSNKLSDQSHVEHRVVVDGNVITSRAPGTAMEFSLAIVEKFYGREKAVQLAKATLV; this is translated from the exons ATGGCTTCATCTACTAAGACG GTTATGATCCCTATTGCTCACGGTACCGAGCCACTTGAAGCAGTGGCGATGATCACCGTCTTGCGGAGAGGTGGTGCTGACGTGACGGTGGCGTCTGTCGAGGATAAAGTTGGCGTTGATGCTTGTCATAACATCAAGATGGTCGCTGATACTCTCCTCTCCGATATCACCGACTCTATTTTCGACCTTATTGTTCTCCCC GGAGGGCTTCCCGGAGGCGAGACTCTTAAAAACTGCAAACCATTAGAGAACATGGTGAAGAAACAAGACACAGATGGAAGACTTAACGCAGCTATCTGTTGTGCTCCTGCTTTGGCTCTTGGTACTTGGGGTCTTCTCGAGGGCAAAACA GCAACGGGTTACCCGGTTTTCATGGAGAAACTTGCAGCTACTTGTGCAACTGCAAGTGAATCAAGAGTTGAGATAGATGGAAGGATTGTGACAAGTCGAGGACCAGGAACCACCATTGAATTCTCCATCACTCTTATTGAGCAGTTGTTTGGTAAAGACAAAGCTGATGAAGTCTCTAGTGGCTTG CTGGTTCGTCCTAATCCTGGTGAGGAGTTTACCTTTACCGAGCTTAACCAAACGAACTGGTCATTCCAAGATACTCCACAG ATTCTCGTTCCCATTGCAGAGGACTCAGAGGAAATTGAAGCTATAGCGCTTGTAGATATCCTCAGGAGAGCAAAAGCAAACGTCGTGATAGCTGCAGTTGGTAACAGTTTGGAAGTTGTAGGATCTCGCAAAGCTAAGTTAGTAGCAGATGTGCTTCTTGATGAAGTTGCAGAGAAGTCGTttgatctgattgtgttgcct GGAGGTCTTAACGGTGCACCAAGATTGGCAAGTTGCGAGAAATTGGTGAATATGTTAAAGAAACAAGCTGAAGCAAACAAACCTTATGGAGGAATATGCGCATCGCCTGTTTACGTCTTTGAGCCTCATGGTTTACTCAAG GGTAAGAAGGCAACTACACACCCATGTGTGAGCAACAAACTTTCGGACCAGAGCCACGTTGAGCACAGAGTTGTTGTGGATGGAAATGTGATAACGAGCAGAGCTCCAGGGACTGCAATGGAGTTTTCACTTGCGATTGTTGAGAAGTTTTACGGGCGAGAGAAAGCGGTTCAGCTCGCCAAGGCAACACTTGTGTAA